One part of the Salinimonas iocasae genome encodes these proteins:
- a CDS encoding DUF547 domain-containing protein yields MRSRYLCLLTTMLLSASSMAAETALPTAFKGATENSQLAVSYDDLDAFLDAEVLVIGRSTREKAKRQVTTGTLMRSRVNRLTALEANRFHFDSLDDEKVSNVLTTLKESLETLPDQVPLSLLSKNEQLAYWLNLYNFTMLHEISKRQITGSLKDDLGYDENGGLLNDKVLTVAGEQLSLNDIQFAILKEKYDEPVVIYGLFQGNIGGPSIRDEAYTGKRVWRQLEDNAMEFINSNRGTYYDGKISVFYEHNMPFFDNNQQKLKTHLLNYIDEDRYYEEIESADELEFAMSDWQIADLTGGARSYGGSVMNNSAALMDSVRSDQQGVAGNVQNSLADSLVQRSPLVGRFSPAQIELLNKLKVKHKINNGSVEVKDISQEEARNKSKTQ; encoded by the coding sequence ATGCGTTCAAGATATCTGTGTCTACTCACAACTATGTTGCTCTCAGCTTCTTCTATGGCGGCGGAAACAGCCTTACCGACTGCTTTTAAAGGCGCTACTGAAAATTCACAGCTCGCCGTGAGCTATGACGACCTCGATGCATTCTTAGATGCAGAAGTTTTGGTCATCGGCCGCTCTACCCGTGAAAAAGCGAAAAGACAAGTGACGACCGGAACACTTATGCGCTCCCGGGTAAATCGCCTTACTGCATTAGAGGCCAATCGCTTTCATTTTGACTCCCTGGATGATGAAAAAGTCAGCAATGTACTCACCACGTTAAAAGAGAGTCTGGAAACATTACCTGATCAGGTACCGCTGTCGTTGCTTTCGAAAAATGAGCAGTTGGCTTACTGGCTGAACCTTTACAATTTCACCATGCTACATGAAATTTCTAAACGCCAGATTACGGGAAGTTTGAAAGATGATTTGGGTTATGATGAAAACGGTGGATTGCTCAATGACAAAGTGCTCACTGTTGCGGGTGAGCAACTCAGCCTGAATGATATTCAGTTTGCTATTTTAAAAGAAAAGTACGACGAACCAGTGGTTATTTATGGGTTGTTTCAGGGCAATATCGGCGGTCCGAGCATTCGTGATGAGGCGTACACCGGCAAACGGGTTTGGCGTCAACTGGAAGATAATGCCATGGAGTTTATAAACTCTAACCGGGGCACCTATTACGATGGCAAAATTTCTGTCTTCTATGAGCATAATATGCCGTTTTTTGATAACAACCAGCAAAAGCTGAAGACACACCTACTTAATTATATCGATGAAGACCGCTATTACGAGGAAATAGAGTCTGCCGACGAACTTGAGTTTGCGATGAGCGATTGGCAAATTGCCGATTTGACAGGTGGTGCACGATCATACGGCGGCTCGGTCATGAACAACAGCGCAGCACTTATGGACTCTGTGCGTTCAGACCAGCAAGGGGTGGCAGGCAATGTTCAGAACTCCCTAGCTGATTCGCTTGTGCAGCGTTCACCGCTTGTCGGAAGATTTTCACCTGCCCAGATTGAGTTGCTAAATAAATTGAAAGTGAAGCATAAAATTAACAACGGCTCAGTAGAGGTGAAAGATATTTCGCAAGAAGAAGCGCGTAATAAATCTAAAACGCAATAA
- a CDS encoding winged helix-turn-helix domain-containing protein: MYEKFKINHFSIDPDDNTVTCDGDKRHVEPKAMQVLLALSEFAEKTVSRQYLLETAWGNRVVVDEALTRIISQLRNVLDDSKSRTLIQTVPKKGYRLNAPVIPVTDAVEDAGTAATHIDATSQADDTQTTAQVEALHADEPSQQMAEHRAGDAQPVSGETAPAPRGSRKSIIMLIEVLCVIVLIMLWFSTKDPDRATPQTQSVAVLPLKPIGDSQQTIYLAQGLSEELQGALSGSEGLRVPSRYSTFAQADNYDTPSDIARALEVEYLIEGSIAKQADAFKVVYRLIDAGLDKTLWSHSYEGEAVALPQITQNVAEQVKQYLQPDLSTLPTASEPANSTSVAAYQAYMRGKYWLMNGKTSEWFMQASAAFNQAIEADPDYAQAYGSLAYIYARYNFHDAYLQPDDAIEKARWAINKALALDPDERNALFATAILSTAGQAFKEAESSLDKVLNKHGEDSTALYLYSELRLAQNQYDKALNLALKAKQVDPLSPWINVNLAIVYFHRGEYSLALEASNSAINVDKSYTWAYVWKAKVLFESGRLDEAVQSMTACLEIDDGSPVNTAFTGILFLELDMPDKADSYFRQTAALFGDSTDARFWKSFLRFGYRHKDPEIARQLLSDLRLLDNRIFTLMPLFTALYLKDGLSDEGAEQIVSRFGESAINEQQPNHLNKEILAAYTVLTKGEADFSSLYPEDKKSKLQIPVIYPLLAGTKQDVAMPFTTRGADDLNWWPYMWVAQDFTARQFSEQIKKSYQQFILLRKEQREQIETSR; encoded by the coding sequence GTGTACGAAAAATTTAAAATAAACCATTTTTCGATCGACCCTGATGACAATACCGTCACCTGTGACGGCGATAAACGACACGTTGAGCCTAAAGCCATGCAGGTGTTGTTAGCGCTGTCAGAGTTTGCAGAAAAGACGGTAAGTCGGCAGTATTTACTGGAGACCGCCTGGGGCAACAGGGTCGTTGTGGATGAGGCGCTTACGCGTATCATTTCACAGCTTCGTAATGTGTTAGATGACAGCAAGTCAAGAACACTTATTCAGACTGTGCCGAAGAAAGGGTACCGGTTAAACGCGCCTGTTATTCCTGTCACAGATGCGGTGGAGGATGCAGGCACAGCCGCGACACACATTGATGCAACGTCGCAGGCTGATGATACCCAGACAACCGCACAGGTTGAGGCACTTCATGCAGATGAGCCATCACAGCAAATGGCAGAACACAGAGCCGGCGATGCACAGCCGGTCTCCGGTGAAACCGCGCCAGCCCCTCGAGGTTCCCGCAAATCGATCATAATGCTGATTGAGGTGTTGTGTGTAATCGTTCTTATTATGCTTTGGTTCAGCACTAAAGACCCAGATAGAGCGACGCCGCAAACCCAGTCAGTAGCCGTTTTACCCTTAAAGCCGATTGGTGATAGCCAACAAACAATATACCTCGCGCAAGGCTTGTCAGAGGAATTGCAGGGCGCGCTATCTGGTTCTGAGGGACTCAGGGTGCCTTCACGTTATTCAACATTTGCTCAGGCAGACAACTATGACACGCCGTCAGATATCGCCCGGGCTCTGGAGGTTGAGTATCTTATTGAAGGTTCAATCGCAAAGCAGGCCGATGCCTTTAAGGTGGTTTATCGTCTTATCGATGCCGGGCTGGATAAAACATTGTGGTCACATTCTTATGAAGGTGAGGCCGTTGCGTTACCACAGATTACACAAAATGTTGCTGAACAGGTGAAGCAGTATCTGCAACCTGATTTATCGACATTACCTACAGCGTCAGAGCCTGCCAACAGCACGTCGGTAGCTGCTTATCAGGCCTACATGCGCGGAAAATACTGGCTTATGAATGGTAAAACCAGTGAGTGGTTTATGCAGGCCAGTGCCGCGTTCAACCAGGCTATTGAAGCGGACCCTGATTACGCGCAGGCCTACGGTAGTCTTGCCTATATTTACGCACGATATAATTTTCATGACGCTTATCTGCAACCTGATGATGCTATCGAAAAAGCGAGATGGGCTATTAATAAAGCGCTGGCCCTTGATCCGGATGAGCGAAATGCACTGTTTGCGACAGCAATTTTGTCTACTGCCGGACAAGCGTTTAAAGAAGCCGAATCATCACTGGATAAAGTCCTGAACAAACATGGCGAGGACAGCACGGCCCTGTATCTGTATTCTGAATTACGTCTTGCGCAAAATCAGTATGATAAAGCCCTGAACCTGGCTCTGAAAGCTAAGCAGGTGGATCCGCTTTCTCCATGGATTAACGTTAACCTCGCAATAGTCTACTTTCATCGAGGTGAGTACTCACTCGCGCTCGAGGCTTCAAATTCCGCTATAAACGTTGATAAAAGTTATACCTGGGCTTATGTGTGGAAAGCTAAGGTTTTATTTGAATCCGGACGGCTCGATGAGGCGGTTCAGAGTATGACGGCCTGTCTGGAAATAGATGATGGCTCCCCGGTTAACACTGCGTTTACAGGGATCTTGTTTCTTGAGCTGGACATGCCAGATAAGGCCGACTCGTATTTCAGGCAAACGGCGGCGCTGTTCGGAGATTCAACAGACGCCAGATTCTGGAAAAGCTTTTTGCGCTTTGGTTATCGCCATAAAGATCCGGAGATAGCCAGGCAGTTGTTATCAGATTTACGACTACTGGATAATCGAATCTTTACGCTAATGCCGCTATTTACTGCCTTATATCTTAAGGACGGACTGTCTGATGAGGGAGCAGAGCAAATTGTATCTCGCTTCGGTGAATCAGCAATTAACGAACAGCAGCCTAACCATCTCAATAAAGAGATTCTCGCAGCTTACACTGTACTGACGAAGGGAGAAGCAGACTTCAGCTCCCTTTACCCTGAGGATAAAAAATCAAAACTTCAGATTCCGGTGATTTATCCGCTGCTGGCGGGTACGAAGCAAGATGTAGCTATGCCATTTACTACACGCGGAGCTGACGACTTGAACTGGTGGCCATACATGTGGGTAGCGCAAGACTTTACCGCCAGGCAGTTCAGCGAGCAGATTAAGAAAAGCTATCAACAATTTATATTATTGAGAAAGGAGCAGCGCGAGCAAATAGAAACTTCGCGCTGA
- a CDS encoding glycoside hydrolase family 43 protein, whose translation MTSGTNEPLVEQRADPFIHKHTDGYYYFTGSVPTYDRIELRKSKTLEGLKDADTADIWFKHDSGPMSRHIWAPEIHYLDGKWYIYFAASEEEDIWALRPYVLECTGQDPLNDEWQELGMMQAADGDDKSFTDFSLDATIFDNNGKRYFCWAEKTGGQFAASNLYLAEMESPIKLKTVQFMLTTPDYDWERVDFWVNEGPAVIKHGGKIFITFSASATGACYCMGYMEADENADLLDRNAWTKTRHPVLETDYEKSIYGPGHNCFTIAEDGTTPLCVYHARDYEKAVGEPAVVPKTDTRPHDEIVKDPLYDPNRHARVLEVKFDGQGKPVFELY comes from the coding sequence ATGACATCTGGCACCAACGAACCACTTGTAGAACAAAGGGCTGATCCATTTATACATAAGCATACCGATGGCTACTACTACTTTACTGGTTCAGTTCCTACCTATGACCGTATCGAGCTTCGAAAATCTAAAACGCTGGAAGGATTAAAAGACGCTGACACAGCGGATATCTGGTTCAAGCACGATAGCGGCCCGATGAGCCGACATATATGGGCGCCTGAAATACATTACCTGGATGGTAAATGGTACATCTATTTTGCCGCCAGCGAAGAAGAAGATATCTGGGCATTGCGCCCTTATGTGCTTGAATGCACAGGCCAGGATCCGCTCAATGATGAGTGGCAGGAGCTGGGCATGATGCAGGCTGCAGATGGCGATGACAAATCGTTTACCGACTTTTCTCTTGATGCGACGATTTTTGACAATAACGGTAAACGCTATTTCTGCTGGGCTGAAAAGACCGGCGGGCAGTTTGCTGCATCTAACTTGTACCTGGCGGAGATGGAATCACCGATAAAGCTTAAAACCGTTCAGTTTATGCTAACAACACCAGACTATGACTGGGAGCGGGTGGATTTTTGGGTGAATGAAGGTCCGGCTGTTATTAAACATGGAGGTAAAATCTTCATCACTTTTTCAGCCAGTGCAACGGGGGCATGCTATTGCATGGGTTACATGGAAGCGGATGAAAACGCAGATTTACTCGATCGTAACGCGTGGACGAAAACTCGTCACCCTGTGCTTGAAACCGACTATGAGAAAAGTATCTACGGCCCCGGTCATAACTGCTTCACGATAGCTGAAGACGGCACAACGCCGTTATGTGTTTACCATGCCAGGGACTATGAAAAAGCTGTGGGCGAGCCTGCGGTAGTGCCCAAAACCGATACCCGGCCCCATGATGAAATCGTTAAGGATCCACTTTACGATCCTAATCGTCATGCCCGGGTGCTAGAGGTTAAATTTGACGGGCAGGGTAAGCCGGTTTTTGAGCTTTATTAG
- a CDS encoding DUF6998 domain-containing protein: MALTQMQIIQSLGEAMSWFERELAWGVPPTELRHLIGRIGELYAALISNGQMATEVNQKGYDVVGADGEKISVKTTAMMNSSGHIAFNLNTLNIVDKILILRINTAEMQIETLLFDKTENVIDLMNCTDDKRGKACISLSKLVTSVIPKSDVVAIKTVSKGNYIVKELENGTIEVYDKGKLVSPSKPVLRDLAEQLRISILNSNGNPYNTRQLGSLVIKTIEQNNQTLT; this comes from the coding sequence ATGGCACTTACTCAAATGCAGATAATTCAGTCTCTGGGTGAGGCCATGTCATGGTTTGAGCGGGAACTGGCTTGGGGTGTACCTCCAACCGAGTTGAGACATTTGATAGGGCGCATAGGTGAGTTATATGCAGCGTTGATTTCAAACGGCCAGATGGCCACTGAAGTTAATCAGAAAGGCTATGATGTAGTCGGTGCTGATGGTGAAAAAATATCAGTTAAAACTACGGCAATGATGAATAGTTCAGGTCACATCGCCTTCAATCTAAATACTTTAAATATCGTTGACAAAATACTCATTCTTCGGATTAACACTGCAGAAATGCAAATAGAAACATTGCTCTTCGATAAGACAGAAAATGTCATCGACTTGATGAACTGTACCGATGACAAGAGAGGAAAAGCCTGTATTTCATTATCGAAACTTGTTACATCGGTTATACCTAAATCAGATGTTGTTGCTATAAAAACGGTAAGTAAGGGTAACTACATTGTAAAAGAATTAGAAAACGGCACTATCGAAGTTTATGATAAAGGAAAACTTGTATCTCCTTCAAAGCCTGTACTTCGTGATTTAGCAGAACAACTCAGAATCAGTATACTCAACAGTAATGGTAATCCTTATAACACTCGCCAGCTTGGTAGTCTGGTTATAAAAACTATCGAGCAAAATAACCAGACTTTAACTTAA
- a CDS encoding NYN domain-containing protein, with product MKNLDGHKKIAVLVDADNAQLCKLSAILDEISAHGHVLIKRAYGDWSVDSLKNWKKPLNELAIQPIQQFAYTTGKNATDASMIIDAMDLLYSNRIDAFVLVSSDSDFTNLASRLRESEKFVFGVGEKKTPVSFRNACDDFVFTENLTSEQISEKNKSTQTTSPINSSNGAEELIPAFLKAWELYQNEDGWVNVGPAGSFLKRAKPDFDPRTYGEKKVTDVIVNLSTVFELTRKKGKGTASLVRYRPKIKTV from the coding sequence ATGAAAAATTTAGACGGACATAAAAAAATAGCTGTTCTGGTTGATGCGGATAATGCGCAGCTATGCAAGCTATCAGCAATACTTGATGAGATTTCTGCACACGGCCACGTATTAATTAAAAGAGCATATGGCGACTGGTCTGTAGATTCACTCAAAAACTGGAAAAAACCATTAAACGAGCTTGCTATTCAGCCTATACAGCAGTTCGCGTATACCACTGGCAAGAACGCTACGGATGCTTCAATGATTATCGATGCCATGGACTTATTATATTCGAATCGCATTGATGCTTTTGTTCTGGTCAGCAGCGACAGCGATTTTACAAATTTGGCATCTCGCCTCCGGGAATCAGAAAAATTTGTATTTGGGGTGGGTGAGAAAAAAACGCCTGTTTCTTTCAGAAACGCTTGTGATGATTTTGTCTTCACCGAAAACCTGACTTCTGAACAGATATCCGAAAAGAATAAAAGCACTCAAACCACCTCTCCTATAAACAGTTCTAATGGAGCAGAAGAGCTAATTCCTGCTTTTTTAAAGGCATGGGAACTCTATCAAAACGAAGATGGATGGGTGAATGTTGGTCCGGCAGGAAGTTTCCTGAAAAGAGCAAAACCAGACTTTGACCCTCGAACATACGGTGAAAAAAAAGTTACCGATGTAATTGTGAACCTGTCGACAGTCTTTGAGTTAACTCGAAAGAAAGGTAAGGGAACTGCGTCACTTGTCCGTTACCGTCCTAAGATAAAAACGGTTTGA
- a CDS encoding DUF6314 family protein, translating into MASLNEQREFFETICLADFAGKWRITREIEDHSGGTTTFNGEANLSGCDDQMRYSESGQVTLLNNKTIQAERTYLWRKGSDGQIDVYFDDGRFFHRFSAGKPYAEHLCGDDLYKVSYDFTQWPVWRSTWRVNGPRKDYTMVSCYSPFS; encoded by the coding sequence ATGGCTTCCTTAAATGAGCAGCGCGAATTTTTCGAAACAATATGCCTTGCAGACTTCGCCGGTAAATGGCGCATCACCCGGGAAATAGAGGATCATTCTGGCGGCACAACCACTTTTAATGGTGAAGCGAATTTGAGCGGGTGTGACGACCAAATGAGATATAGCGAGTCAGGGCAGGTTACGCTATTGAATAATAAAACAATACAGGCTGAGCGTACCTATTTATGGCGAAAGGGCTCGGATGGACAGATTGATGTCTATTTTGATGACGGGCGTTTTTTTCACCGCTTTTCAGCTGGCAAACCGTACGCTGAGCACCTGTGTGGCGATGATCTTTATAAAGTTAGTTATGATTTTACGCAGTGGCCGGTCTGGCGCTCAACCTGGCGGGTCAACGGGCCCCGAAAGGACTATACTATGGTGAGTTGCTATTCGCCCTTTAGCTGA
- a CDS encoding EamA family transporter, with the protein MFQLVAVTLLWAFSFSLIGEYLAGSVDSYFSVFTRVLLASLLFLPFLKFSVLTGLQKLTLAAMGALQLGLMYIFFYHSFLYLSVPEVLLFTIITPLYIAILNDALFRRFTPFHIVCALIAMGGAAVIRFQGVSTDFWAGFIIVQAANICFALGQVGYRKFIASFCVPVAHYQIFGWFYLGALAIALPAFFLFGNISQLPGTATQWGVLVWLGVVASGLGYYLWNQGALKVSAGTLAIMNNALIPAGLLVNLLFWQKDVDFGRLALGGGIIAAALWLSHRHSKHSREQVIS; encoded by the coding sequence ATGTTTCAACTGGTGGCAGTTACCCTGTTATGGGCATTTTCATTTTCGCTGATAGGTGAATATCTCGCTGGCAGTGTAGACAGCTACTTTTCTGTTTTCACACGTGTACTACTTGCTTCTTTACTATTCTTACCCTTTCTTAAATTTTCAGTACTTACCGGTCTTCAAAAACTCACGCTGGCCGCGATGGGGGCGCTGCAACTGGGCCTGATGTATATTTTTTTCTATCATTCGTTTTTGTATTTATCCGTCCCTGAAGTACTTCTTTTTACTATCATCACTCCTCTTTACATCGCCATTCTGAACGACGCCCTCTTCCGGCGCTTTACACCGTTTCATATTGTGTGTGCACTGATTGCAATGGGCGGAGCAGCGGTCATTCGCTTTCAAGGGGTGAGTACGGATTTTTGGGCTGGCTTTATTATTGTTCAGGCCGCCAATATCTGCTTTGCACTGGGTCAGGTCGGATACCGAAAGTTTATCGCAAGCTTCTGTGTGCCGGTTGCACATTATCAGATATTCGGCTGGTTTTATTTAGGGGCGCTGGCCATTGCGCTTCCCGCCTTTTTCCTGTTTGGAAATATCAGCCAGCTTCCCGGCACAGCGACACAATGGGGCGTGCTCGTCTGGCTTGGCGTTGTTGCATCAGGATTAGGCTATTATCTCTGGAATCAGGGCGCACTGAAAGTCTCAGCAGGAACGCTCGCAATTATGAATAACGCCCTGATACCCGCAGGCTTGCTGGTAAACCTGCTGTTCTGGCAAAAAGACGTAGATTTTGGCCGACTCGCATTAGGTGGCGGAATAATTGCTGCGGCACTGTGGCTGTCTCACCGCCACAGTAAACATTCACGCGAGCAAGTTATTTCTTGA
- a CDS encoding GumC domain-containing protein — MARRNDSSPHVAEYELLLKFLNQLSRYKFRIALVAILGAGIVFGLSLLLEDKFSAQATVAINISEDPGGVQPNNYRGVNTIGVLEYDFIIDGIQANERERLLARMESFSYISTFINQQNLLPWLYEEFWNADTSEWTEDFEPDMREAVKKFKSEALYVFIDKKTDLLNIRITSSSPDFSANLANTFVKSFNDYLRTLDLEEIKNRRNYLEQRLNEIKNSEIQRSIFRLLETQLAVESLINARANYPLEVIEPATVPLFESYPARKQWAALTLVLLIFLGIAFVVSMNVFNALRRDLKDYALRHEPKKLNPPRPVQYTGE, encoded by the coding sequence ATGGCGCGTCGTAATGATTCAAGTCCACACGTTGCAGAGTACGAGCTGCTGCTGAAATTTCTCAACCAGCTCTCTCGTTATAAATTCCGCATTGCTCTGGTTGCGATTCTGGGCGCAGGGATTGTTTTTGGTCTGTCGTTGCTATTAGAGGATAAGTTCTCTGCACAGGCAACGGTTGCTATTAATATCAGCGAAGATCCCGGCGGCGTGCAACCTAATAATTACCGTGGGGTAAATACCATTGGTGTGCTGGAATATGACTTCATCATTGATGGTATTCAGGCTAATGAGCGGGAGCGGTTACTGGCCAGAATGGAATCTTTCAGTTATATCAGCACCTTCATCAACCAGCAGAATTTGCTGCCATGGCTCTATGAGGAATTCTGGAACGCCGACACCAGTGAATGGACTGAGGATTTTGAGCCGGATATGCGCGAGGCGGTCAAGAAGTTTAAGTCTGAAGCCCTTTACGTATTTATCGATAAAAAGACAGACTTACTCAATATCCGCATTACGTCCAGTTCGCCGGACTTTTCAGCAAACCTGGCCAACACCTTTGTGAAATCGTTTAATGACTATTTACGCACACTGGATTTAGAGGAAATTAAAAATCGCCGGAATTATCTGGAACAGCGTTTAAATGAAATTAAAAACTCTGAAATACAACGCTCTATTTTTCGGTTGCTGGAAACACAACTTGCTGTTGAATCACTTATCAACGCTCGCGCCAACTACCCCCTGGAAGTCATAGAACCAGCGACGGTTCCGCTGTTTGAATCTTACCCGGCGCGTAAACAGTGGGCAGCACTGACCCTGGTCCTGCTGATATTTTTAGGTATTGCGTTTGTTGTTTCAATGAATGTGTTCAATGCACTGCGCCGTGACCTAAAAGACTACGCCCTGCGCCATGAGCCTAAAAAATTGAATCCTCCCAGACCCGTTCAATATACCGGAGAGTAA